A region of Tigriopus californicus strain San Diego chromosome 7, Tcal_SD_v2.1, whole genome shotgun sequence DNA encodes the following proteins:
- the LOC131884304 gene encoding uncharacterized protein LOC131884304: MEMVGRHLFNSVALIQGHRRVLHLAPPFLVEDYEPVALETCRKGLMQAKVEEAREELENCRACPRDCRVNRLKDVRGACNTGRHAVVSSAFPHFGEESVLQGWNGSGTIFFGLCNLRCVFCQNWDISQKKQGWELKPDEIADLMLKLQNETKCHNINFVTPEHVAPQVVEAIALAVDGGLKVPIIYNTSSYDSQKSLKLMDGLVDIYLPDFKFWSPETSQRLCKARDYPEVARQAILEMQRQVGDLVFNSQGLAQKGVLIRHLVMPNHEEEAKAILKFVSDSVSKDAFVHLMEQYRPTFSVGKGETRARTGFTTYEEINRPVTESEIDGLRAFAQDLGLWRFEGDFD, encoded by the coding sequence ATGGAAATGGTCGGTCGTCACTTGTTCAACTCGGTGGCTCTGATTCAGGGCCACAGGCGAGTCCTTCATTTGGCCCCGCCTTTTCTGGTTGAAGATTATGAACCCGTTGCTTTAGAAACTTGTCGAAAAGGCCTCATGCAGGCCAAGGTGGAAGAGGCTCGCGAAGAGCTCGAAAATTGTCGTGCTTGTCCTCGAGATTGCCGAGTGAATCGTCTAAAAGATGTCAGAGGAGCCTGCAACACTGGACGACATGCTGTAGTTAGTTCGGCTTTTCCTCACTTTGGCGAGGAATCCGTCCTTCAAGGGTGGAATGGTTCGGGTACtattttctttggcctttgCAACTTGCGTTGTGTGTTTTGTCAGAACTGGGATATATCCCAAAAGAAACAAGGCTGGGAGCTCAAGCCCGACGAGATTGCGGATCTAATGTTGAAACTCCAGAATGAGACCAAATGCCACAACATCAACTTTGTCACTCCCGAACATGTGGCTCCGCAAGTGGTCGAAGCGATTGCTTTGGCGGTCGACGGTGGTCTCAAGGTGCCCATTATCTACAACACAAGCTCTTACGACAGTCAGAAGTCATTGAAACTCATGGACGGGTTGGTCGATATCTACTTGCCGGATTTCAAGTTCTGGAGTCCGGAAACCAGCCAACGACTGTGCAAAGCTCGCGATTATCCTGAAGTAGCACGTCAAGCCATTTTGGAAATGCAACGACAAGTAGGGGATCTCGTGTTTAACAGCCAAGGTTTGGCTCAAAAGGGCGTTCTCATTCGACATCTCGTCATGCCCAACCATGAGGAGGAAGCAAAGGCGATCTTGAAATTTGTGAGCGACAGTGtgtccaaagatgcttttgTGCATCTCATGGAACAATATCGACCCACTTTTAGCGTGGGAAAGGGAGAAACGCGAGCTCGAACAGGGTTTACAACCTATGAAGAGATCAACCGGCCTGTGACCGAATCCGAAATCGACGGATTGCGAGCCTTTGCGCAAGATTTGGGCTTGTGGCGATTTGAAGGTGACTTTGATTGA
- the LOC131884303 gene encoding serine/threonine-protein phosphatase 4 regulatory subunit ppfr-4-like: MAECHDWSEDTLSALFDQALKAYESLMDSSEDFRTDAFQTRVKTTILMLEDATRAVSILDIFSRNERVHEMATPHLPLMLLPALLAQLQSKVFDPTTPRTETIRIAEIYYRDFLERIRDYDVMPDLKVPEIAQDPSDEETPESAPGKPDLAKMERERVAKIQRFKTLKTLEARIKDLRPLVQAQEGSIDDDVLREFHLKTLTSFALNALDELASFDMEKPILVHMEKVRQGQAPDPKTLGPPSRPLKPVIITRDAVQKEVFGLGYKNVPIFSIEEFYEQRVRDGWFPDPKEVKKQQNSLQDKTNADIKAEEEEEERVKEEKEEQDDPEELARKRYMDDYKDEHKRGEGNRYNKG, from the exons atgGCCGAATGTCATGATTGGAGTGAAGACACGTTATCGGCCTTGTTCGACCAGGCTTTGAAGGCCTACGAGTCGTTGATGGACTCGTCCGAAGACTTTCGCACGGATGCCTTTCAGACGCGGGTCAAGACCACGATTCTCATGTTGGAAGACGCCACGCGAGCCGTCTCCATCTTAGATATCTTCTCACGCAACGAGCGGGTCCACGAAATGGCCACGCCCCACTTGCCGCTCATGCTTTTACCCGCCCTACTCGCTCAGCTCCAG TCCAAAGTGTTTGATCCGACGACACCCCGGACAGAGACGATTCGCATCGCCGAGATCTATTACCGAGATTTCTTGGAGCGCATCCGCGATTACGACGTTATGCCCGATCTCAAGGTCCctgaaattgcgcaagatccATCGGATGAAGAGACGCCGGAGTCTGCACCCGGCAAACCAGACTTGGCCAAGATGGAACGCGAGCGTGTGGCCAAAATCCAACGATTTAAGACCCTCAAAACGTTAGAAGCGCGCATCAAGGACCTCAGACCTTTAGTTCAGGCGCAAGAAGGCTCCATAGATGACGACGTCCTACGCGAGTTCCATCTCAAAACGCTCACGTCCTTCGCTCTGAACGCATTGGACGAACTGGCATCCTTTGACATGGAAAAGCCTATCCTTGTACATATGGAGAAGGTGAGGCAAGGCCAAGCCCCTGACCCTAAGACCCTAGGCCCGCCGTCACGTCCATTGAAACCCGTGATCATCACTCGCGATGCCGTGCAAAAAGAAGTCTTCGGATTGGGTTATAAGAACGTGCCCATTTTTAGTATTGAGGAGTTCTACGAACAACGCGTGCGCGATGGATGGTTCCCGGATCCCAAAGAGGTCAAGAAGCAACAAAACAGTCTTCAAGACAAAACCAATGCTGATATCAAGgctgaagaggaggaagaagaacgcgtcaaagaggaaaaagaagaacaggATGACCCCGAAGAACTGGCGCGGAAGCGTTATATGGACGATTATAAAGATGAACACAAACGGGGTGAAGGCAATCGTTACAACAAAGGCTGA
- the LOC131883461 gene encoding reticulon-1-A-like isoform X3, whose translation MGLISFIMGFEDIYLWKDPLVSGPVFGVILITLISTCYYSTVSVVAYSGLFILGTMVGLKLYVYVMNNLLKKNVEDPIQKYSSVDTSISQDKVNSVASCMGDKLNTAVTEIRRLVLVENMLDSVKFGLSLWFLTYIGNWFNAMTLVILAWVALFTVPKVYLNNKAAIDPILEKVKVQLDELQSKVGGFMPKKAAEAKKEE comes from the exons ATGGGTCTTATATCG TTCATCATGGGTTTTGAGGACATCTATCTATGGAAAGACCCCCTGGTGTCGGGTCCCGTCTTTGGCGTCATCCTGATCACCCTCATCTCCACTTGCTACTACTCCACCGTGAGTGTGGTGGCCTATTCTGGCCTCTTCATCCTCGGCACCATGGTGGGTCTCAAGCTTTACGTCTATGTCATGAACAATCTCTTGAAGAAGAACGTTGAAGATCCCATCCAGAAGTACTCGA gCGTGGACACCTCCATTTCTCAAGATAAGGTAAACAGTGTGGCTTCGTGTATGGGCGACAAGCTGAACACGGCCGTGACCGAGATCCGTCGTTTGGTCTTGGTGGAGAACATGCTGGATTCGGTCAAGTTTGGTCTGTCCTTGTGGTTTCTCACCTACATTGgcaattggttcaatgccaTGACCTTAGTTATCCTTGCCTGGGTGGCGCTTTTCACTGTGCCTAAG GTGTATTTGAATAATAAGGCTGCCATTGATCCCATCCTGGAGAAAGTTAAGGTTCAATTGGATGAGCTCCAAAGCAAAGTGGGTGGATTCATGCCCAAGAAAGCAGCCGAGGCTAAGAAGGAGGAATAA
- the LOC131883461 gene encoding reticulon-1-A-like isoform X4, producing the protein MGFEDIYLWKDPLVSGPVFGVILITLISTCYYSTVSVVAYSGLFILGTMVGLKLYVYVMNNLLKKNVEDPIQKYSSVDTSISQDKVNSVASCMGDKLNTAVTEIRRLVLVENMLDSVKFGLSLWFLTYIGNWFNAMTLVILAWVALFTVPKVYLNNKAAIDPILEKVKVQLDELQSKVGGFMPKKAAEAKKEE; encoded by the exons ATGGGTTTTGAGGACATCTATCTATGGAAAGACCCCCTGGTGTCGGGTCCCGTCTTTGGCGTCATCCTGATCACCCTCATCTCCACTTGCTACTACTCCACCGTGAGTGTGGTGGCCTATTCTGGCCTCTTCATCCTCGGCACCATGGTGGGTCTCAAGCTTTACGTCTATGTCATGAACAATCTCTTGAAGAAGAACGTTGAAGATCCCATCCAGAAGTACTCGA gCGTGGACACCTCCATTTCTCAAGATAAGGTAAACAGTGTGGCTTCGTGTATGGGCGACAAGCTGAACACGGCCGTGACCGAGATCCGTCGTTTGGTCTTGGTGGAGAACATGCTGGATTCGGTCAAGTTTGGTCTGTCCTTGTGGTTTCTCACCTACATTGgcaattggttcaatgccaTGACCTTAGTTATCCTTGCCTGGGTGGCGCTTTTCACTGTGCCTAAG GTGTATTTGAATAATAAGGCTGCCATTGATCCCATCCTGGAGAAAGTTAAGGTTCAATTGGATGAGCTCCAAAGCAAAGTGGGTGGATTCATGCCCAAGAAAGCAGCCGAGGCTAAGAAGGAGGAATAA
- the LOC131883461 gene encoding reticulon-1-A-like isoform X2 — MGIREFIMGFEDIYLWKDPLVSGPVFGVILITLISTCYYSTVSVVAYSGLFILGTMVGLKLYVYVMNNLLKKNVEDPIQKYSSVDTSISQDKVNSVASCMGDKLNTAVTEIRRLVLVENMLDSVKFGLSLWFLTYIGNWFNAMTLVILAWVALFTVPKVYLNNKAAIDPILEKVKVQLDELQSKVGGFMPKKAAEAKKEE, encoded by the exons ATGGGGATCCGAGAG TTCATCATGGGTTTTGAGGACATCTATCTATGGAAAGACCCCCTGGTGTCGGGTCCCGTCTTTGGCGTCATCCTGATCACCCTCATCTCCACTTGCTACTACTCCACCGTGAGTGTGGTGGCCTATTCTGGCCTCTTCATCCTCGGCACCATGGTGGGTCTCAAGCTTTACGTCTATGTCATGAACAATCTCTTGAAGAAGAACGTTGAAGATCCCATCCAGAAGTACTCGA gCGTGGACACCTCCATTTCTCAAGATAAGGTAAACAGTGTGGCTTCGTGTATGGGCGACAAGCTGAACACGGCCGTGACCGAGATCCGTCGTTTGGTCTTGGTGGAGAACATGCTGGATTCGGTCAAGTTTGGTCTGTCCTTGTGGTTTCTCACCTACATTGgcaattggttcaatgccaTGACCTTAGTTATCCTTGCCTGGGTGGCGCTTTTCACTGTGCCTAAG GTGTATTTGAATAATAAGGCTGCCATTGATCCCATCCTGGAGAAAGTTAAGGTTCAATTGGATGAGCTCCAAAGCAAAGTGGGTGGATTCATGCCCAAGAAAGCAGCCGAGGCTAAGAAGGAGGAATAA
- the LOC131883461 gene encoding reticulon-1-A-like isoform X1, producing the protein MASFIKEFIMGFEDIYLWKDPLVSGPVFGVILITLISTCYYSTVSVVAYSGLFILGTMVGLKLYVYVMNNLLKKNVEDPIQKYSSVDTSISQDKVNSVASCMGDKLNTAVTEIRRLVLVENMLDSVKFGLSLWFLTYIGNWFNAMTLVILAWVALFTVPKVYLNNKAAIDPILEKVKVQLDELQSKVGGFMPKKAAEAKKEE; encoded by the exons ATGGCTTCCTTCATAAAAGAG TTCATCATGGGTTTTGAGGACATCTATCTATGGAAAGACCCCCTGGTGTCGGGTCCCGTCTTTGGCGTCATCCTGATCACCCTCATCTCCACTTGCTACTACTCCACCGTGAGTGTGGTGGCCTATTCTGGCCTCTTCATCCTCGGCACCATGGTGGGTCTCAAGCTTTACGTCTATGTCATGAACAATCTCTTGAAGAAGAACGTTGAAGATCCCATCCAGAAGTACTCGA gCGTGGACACCTCCATTTCTCAAGATAAGGTAAACAGTGTGGCTTCGTGTATGGGCGACAAGCTGAACACGGCCGTGACCGAGATCCGTCGTTTGGTCTTGGTGGAGAACATGCTGGATTCGGTCAAGTTTGGTCTGTCCTTGTGGTTTCTCACCTACATTGgcaattggttcaatgccaTGACCTTAGTTATCCTTGCCTGGGTGGCGCTTTTCACTGTGCCTAAG GTGTATTTGAATAATAAGGCTGCCATTGATCCCATCCTGGAGAAAGTTAAGGTTCAATTGGATGAGCTCCAAAGCAAAGTGGGTGGATTCATGCCCAAGAAAGCAGCCGAGGCTAAGAAGGAGGAATAA
- the LOC131883657 gene encoding RNA-binding protein Nova-1-like (The sequence of the model RefSeq protein was modified relative to this genomic sequence to represent the inferred CDS: added 81 bases not found in genome assembly), whose product MESRKRLPDSHHCKPASSKTRREDQNHAKDGKSNREDPRMEGMRGRNFINVKLLIPPRAVGSIMGKGGEALNQWQMNDLKVKMSRATSFFPGTSSRVCLLTGCGEKVQEALEAFAIKIWSRNGAIDTERDLYLTLVVPNETAGLIIGTKGRQIKYISETSGAQVVLSRKEDDYIVQERQVTVSGNKASVLRAVDLILQQIHDDPFSGSCLTVDYDVNKSRSRDERSMKMAPSNHPAVADLSSLDRSDKNSPFTVSLSSGESMHLKLKMDGSNSHIDPNLSEQYLHAIGNSLRHSGFYSPTAIDDTLRSFSSLISHGIFQFEFTCNQGPSQSAFVEPPTSGAIPMDIPPPPMVTITTTANPNSDTTFVSYQNPAWPANAAHEAMGNANEPETREEETIEIEDSAIGSIMGRGGHILVEIQKTSQTTIVISSIGVFAPNTMNRIVTITGTKKAIQYAKMLIQERISRNENSRRQNAK is encoded by the exons ATGGAATCGCGGAAACGATTGCCCGATTCTCACCATTGCAAGCCAGCCAGTTCGAAAACCAGACGCGAGGATCAGAACCACGCCAAGGAC CGGGCTGTGGGGTCCATCATGGGCAAAGGCGGAGAGGCCTTGAACCAATGGCAGATGAACGACCTCAAGGTGAAGATGTCCCGAGCCACATCCTTCTTCCCGG GGACTTCCAGCCGCGTTTGCTTGCTCACGGGATGCGGCGAGAAAGTCCAGGAAGCATTGGAAGCGTTCGCCATCAAGATTTGGTCGCGAAATGGAGCCATTGACACGGAGCGAGATTTGTATCTGACACTGGTCGTGCCCAATGAGACCGCCGGATTGATCATTGGTACGAAAGGTCGTCAAATCAAGTACATCTCCGAGACCAGCGGGGCTCAGGTGGTGCTGTCACGCAAAGAAGATGATTATATCGTACAAGAGCGACAAGTCACGGTCAGCGGAAATAAAGCGAGTGTCCTCCGAGCTGTCGACCTCATCCTACAGCAAATTCATGACGACCCTTTCTCTGGGAGTTGCCTCACCGTGGATTATGACGTGAACAAATCCCGATCCCGGGACGAGAGGTCGATGAAAATGGCGCCTTCCAACCATCCGGCGGTGGCCGATCTTTCCTCTTTGGATCGCTCAGATAAGAATTCGCCCTTTACCGTGTCCTTGTCCTCCGGGGAATCGATGCATTTAAAGCTGAAAATGGACGGGTCAAATTCGCACATCGATCCCAATCTAAGTGAGCAGTACCTTCACGCGATCGGAAACTCGCTCCGTCATTCCGGATTCTATTCCCCTACGGCCATTGATGACACGCTAAGGTCCTTTTCGTCGTTGATCTCGCATGGGATTTTCCAATTCGAGTTCACCTGTAATCAAGGGCCCTCCCAATCCGCTTTTGTGGAGCCTCCCACATCCGGGGCTATCCCCATGGACATTCCGCCACCGCCAATGGTCACGATCACCACCACCGCGAACCCCAATTCGGACACGACGTTTGTGAGTTATCAAAACCCAGCCTGGCCCGCCAACGCGGCCCATGAAGCCATGGGGAACGCGAATGAGCCGGAGACCAGAGAGGAGGAGACCATCGAGATCGAAGACAGTGCAATTGGTTCAATCATGGGGAGGGGTGGACACATTCTGGTCGAGATCCAGAAGACTAGTCAGACCACGATTGTTATCTCCAGCATTGGCGTGTTTGCACCCAACACTATGAACAGGATCGTTACAATTACGGGGACTAAGAAGGCCATTCAATATGCCAAGATGTTAATTCAAGAACGAATCTCCCGGAACGAAAACTCCAGACGACAAAACGCCAAATAA
- the LOC131883658 gene encoding uncharacterized protein LOC131883658 isoform X1 has translation MTPQLPSQVGFYLLPPEQKSKRRKHPRPLVPRHWKSQSHLDVITEASEESRNSTPNTSSTLTQLLSPTLLRKNTALPGLMFDRPTRHPSLDDLRGYGRNMSYDRESPGQRLDGLKLPPIANNNLPYDHTKCLHPQSRICENLRYNLHQLRIRNFEDTYQTIIDAVVIGPAEVEAVDVEEVLGISTDEYLRSKFKRSVPSKLEDVGSRQESQDSVEEEEVPQPSHPQPNTSKRIPVPPPPPVEYPDYRFGYKGKSGGPHFEVESRGLRMRRYSMLLSRPGLRRQFDRFARYGEPRATGDFITLSQTEKWFKQAGVIDNWNVTTTDTAIYFRKISKGSKWVDYDNWRIFLEELAWRKRLNLDYLIDRLELTGKPPVTNSSYVPPPTQQPQPTGSKHHYERKLHHNRFASHDRRRNY, from the exons ATGACCCCGCAACTCCCCTCTCAGGTCGGATTTTATCTTTTGCCCCCCGAACAAAAATCAAAGCGACGGAAGCATCCAAGACCATTAGTTCCCAGACATTGGAAGTCTCAGTCGCACTTGGACGTGATCACTGAAGCTAGTGAAGAGTCCAGGAACTCTACACCGAACACATCATCCACCCTTACTCAACTGCTATCGCCCACGTTGTTGAG GAAAAACACTGCCTTGCCTGGACTCATGTTTGACCGACCCACACGTCATCCATCATTGGACGACCTGAGGGGTTACGGTCGCAATATGAGCTACGATCGTGAAAGCCCTGGCCAGAGGCTCGATGGGCTAAAACTGCCACCTATTGCCAATAACAACTTGCCATATGATCACACCAAATGCCTCCATCCTCAGTCCAGGATTTGCGAGAACCTCCGCTACAATCTGCACCAATTGAGGATCCGGAACTTCGAGGACACTTACCAAACAATCATCGACGCCGTGGTCATTGGTCCAGCTGAAGTGGAGGCTGTCGACGTGGAAGAGGTTTTGGGAATCAGTACTGACGAATATCTTCGAAGCAAGTTCAAGAGGAGTGTGCCATCCAAACTGg AAGACGTAGGTTCCCGACAAGAGTCACAAGACAGcgtggaagaggaggaggtaCCCCAGCCCAGTCACCCTCAACCGAACACCTCAAAGCGGATCCCTGTTCCTCCGCCGCCACCGGTTGAGTACCCAGATTATCGCTTTGGGTACAAGGGCAAATCGGGTGGACCTCATTTTGAAGTGGAGAGTCGTGGCTTGAGGATGAGGCGATACTCCATGTTGTTGTCACGACCGGGATTGAGACGGCAATTCGACCGATTCGCTCGATATGGCGAACCCAGAGCGACGGGTGACTTTATCACTCTGTCCCAAACCGAAAAGTGGTTCAAGCAAGCCGGAGTTATTGACAACTGGAACGTCACCACTACCGACACTGCCATTTATTTTCGTAAAATAAGCAA GGGCTCCAAATGGGTTGATTATGACAATTGGCGCATCTTCTTGGAAGAGTTGGCCTGGAGGAAGCGCCTGAACTTGGATTACCTCATTGACCGGCTAGAGCTGACTGGAAAACCACCGGTGACAAATAGCTCT tacGTTCCTCCGCCAACTCAGCAACCGCAACCAACTGGCTCCAAGCATCATTACGAGAGAAAACTTCATCACAATCGCTTCGCTTCCCATGACCGCCGTAGAAATTATTGA
- the LOC131883658 gene encoding uncharacterized protein LOC131883658 isoform X2: MTPQLPSQVGFYLLPPEQKSKRRKHPRPLVPRHWKSQSHLDVITEASEESRNSTPNTSSTLTQLLSPTLLRKNTALPGLMFDRPTRHPSLDDLRGYGRNMSYDRESPGQRLDGLKLPPIANNNLPYDHTKCLHPQSRICENLRYNLHQLRIRNFEDTYQTIIDAVVIGPAEVEAVDVEEVLGISTDEYLRSKFKRSVPSKLDVGSRQESQDSVEEEEVPQPSHPQPNTSKRIPVPPPPPVEYPDYRFGYKGKSGGPHFEVESRGLRMRRYSMLLSRPGLRRQFDRFARYGEPRATGDFITLSQTEKWFKQAGVIDNWNVTTTDTAIYFRKISKGSKWVDYDNWRIFLEELAWRKRLNLDYLIDRLELTGKPPVTNSSYVPPPTQQPQPTGSKHHYERKLHHNRFASHDRRRNY, from the exons ATGACCCCGCAACTCCCCTCTCAGGTCGGATTTTATCTTTTGCCCCCCGAACAAAAATCAAAGCGACGGAAGCATCCAAGACCATTAGTTCCCAGACATTGGAAGTCTCAGTCGCACTTGGACGTGATCACTGAAGCTAGTGAAGAGTCCAGGAACTCTACACCGAACACATCATCCACCCTTACTCAACTGCTATCGCCCACGTTGTTGAG GAAAAACACTGCCTTGCCTGGACTCATGTTTGACCGACCCACACGTCATCCATCATTGGACGACCTGAGGGGTTACGGTCGCAATATGAGCTACGATCGTGAAAGCCCTGGCCAGAGGCTCGATGGGCTAAAACTGCCACCTATTGCCAATAACAACTTGCCATATGATCACACCAAATGCCTCCATCCTCAGTCCAGGATTTGCGAGAACCTCCGCTACAATCTGCACCAATTGAGGATCCGGAACTTCGAGGACACTTACCAAACAATCATCGACGCCGTGGTCATTGGTCCAGCTGAAGTGGAGGCTGTCGACGTGGAAGAGGTTTTGGGAATCAGTACTGACGAATATCTTCGAAGCAAGTTCAAGAGGAGTGTGCCATCCAAACTGg ACGTAGGTTCCCGACAAGAGTCACAAGACAGcgtggaagaggaggaggtaCCCCAGCCCAGTCACCCTCAACCGAACACCTCAAAGCGGATCCCTGTTCCTCCGCCGCCACCGGTTGAGTACCCAGATTATCGCTTTGGGTACAAGGGCAAATCGGGTGGACCTCATTTTGAAGTGGAGAGTCGTGGCTTGAGGATGAGGCGATACTCCATGTTGTTGTCACGACCGGGATTGAGACGGCAATTCGACCGATTCGCTCGATATGGCGAACCCAGAGCGACGGGTGACTTTATCACTCTGTCCCAAACCGAAAAGTGGTTCAAGCAAGCCGGAGTTATTGACAACTGGAACGTCACCACTACCGACACTGCCATTTATTTTCGTAAAATAAGCAA GGGCTCCAAATGGGTTGATTATGACAATTGGCGCATCTTCTTGGAAGAGTTGGCCTGGAGGAAGCGCCTGAACTTGGATTACCTCATTGACCGGCTAGAGCTGACTGGAAAACCACCGGTGACAAATAGCTCT tacGTTCCTCCGCCAACTCAGCAACCGCAACCAACTGGCTCCAAGCATCATTACGAGAGAAAACTTCATCACAATCGCTTCGCTTCCCATGACCGCCGTAGAAATTATTGA
- the LOC131883658 gene encoding uncharacterized protein LOC131883658 isoform X3, with translation MTPQLPSQVGFYLLPPEQKSKRRKHPRPLVPRHWKSQSHLDVITEASEESRNSTPNTSSTLTQLLSPTLLRKNTALPGLMFDRPTRHPSLDDLRGYGRNMSYDRESPGQRLDGLKLPPIANNNLPYDHTKCLHPQSRICENLRYNLHQLRIRNFEDTYQTIIDAVVIGPAEVEAVDVEEVLGISTDEYLRSKFKRSVPSKLEDVGSRQESQDSVEEEEVPQPSHPQPNTSKRIPVPPPPPVEYPDYRFGYKGKSGGPHFEVESRGLRMRRYSMLLSRPGLRRQFDRFARYGEPRATGDFITLSQTEKWFKQAGVIDNWNVTTTDTAIYFRKISKGSKWVDYDNWRIFLEELAWRKRLNLDYLIDRLELTGKPPVTNSSVQTKNGKNALIKPKGT, from the exons ATGACCCCGCAACTCCCCTCTCAGGTCGGATTTTATCTTTTGCCCCCCGAACAAAAATCAAAGCGACGGAAGCATCCAAGACCATTAGTTCCCAGACATTGGAAGTCTCAGTCGCACTTGGACGTGATCACTGAAGCTAGTGAAGAGTCCAGGAACTCTACACCGAACACATCATCCACCCTTACTCAACTGCTATCGCCCACGTTGTTGAG GAAAAACACTGCCTTGCCTGGACTCATGTTTGACCGACCCACACGTCATCCATCATTGGACGACCTGAGGGGTTACGGTCGCAATATGAGCTACGATCGTGAAAGCCCTGGCCAGAGGCTCGATGGGCTAAAACTGCCACCTATTGCCAATAACAACTTGCCATATGATCACACCAAATGCCTCCATCCTCAGTCCAGGATTTGCGAGAACCTCCGCTACAATCTGCACCAATTGAGGATCCGGAACTTCGAGGACACTTACCAAACAATCATCGACGCCGTGGTCATTGGTCCAGCTGAAGTGGAGGCTGTCGACGTGGAAGAGGTTTTGGGAATCAGTACTGACGAATATCTTCGAAGCAAGTTCAAGAGGAGTGTGCCATCCAAACTGg AAGACGTAGGTTCCCGACAAGAGTCACAAGACAGcgtggaagaggaggaggtaCCCCAGCCCAGTCACCCTCAACCGAACACCTCAAAGCGGATCCCTGTTCCTCCGCCGCCACCGGTTGAGTACCCAGATTATCGCTTTGGGTACAAGGGCAAATCGGGTGGACCTCATTTTGAAGTGGAGAGTCGTGGCTTGAGGATGAGGCGATACTCCATGTTGTTGTCACGACCGGGATTGAGACGGCAATTCGACCGATTCGCTCGATATGGCGAACCCAGAGCGACGGGTGACTTTATCACTCTGTCCCAAACCGAAAAGTGGTTCAAGCAAGCCGGAGTTATTGACAACTGGAACGTCACCACTACCGACACTGCCATTTATTTTCGTAAAATAAGCAA GGGCTCCAAATGGGTTGATTATGACAATTGGCGCATCTTCTTGGAAGAGTTGGCCTGGAGGAAGCGCCTGAACTTGGATTACCTCATTGACCGGCTAGAGCTGACTGGAAAACCACCGGTGACAAATAGCTCT GTGCAGACGAAGAATGGAAAGAATGCTTTAATCAAGCCTAAGGGTACCTAG